The following coding sequences are from one Nicotiana tomentosiformis chromosome 3, ASM39032v3, whole genome shotgun sequence window:
- the LOC104118714 gene encoding ADP-ribosylation factor GTPase-activating protein AGD3-like isoform X2 produces MQEGKMLFARLDDSPMFRQQIQSMEESAETLRDKCLKFYKGSRKYTEGLGESYDRDIAFASSLETFGGGHNDPISVAFGGPDMAKFAIALREIGTYKEVLRSQVEHVLNDRLLHLATIDIQDVKEARKRFDKANVAYDQVREKFLSLRKSTRMDIAAAIEEELYNARLTFEQARFNLVGALSAVEAKKKNELLEAVGSMMDTHLRYFKQGYELLHQMEPYINQVLAYSQKARESSMYEQAALNERMQEYRRKIDQERRRSFNGSPNGDVIQPFSRSSHKLIEAVMQSAAEGKVQTIKQGYLSKRSSNLRGDWKRRFFVLDSRGMLYYYRKQLSRPSFQGSGSPLLSHRCSSPEPGSGLLSRWLSSHYHGGVHEEKTVARHTVNLLTSTIKADADQSDLRFCFRIISPTKNYTLQAESAAEQMDWIEKITGVISSLLSSHTLERHFSASPTSESSSIGSPIDHDQRATEEYTSGRDLTGRSFIRPSKSSVHILSTKIEKPVEALKRILGNDKCADCGAPGPEWASLNLGILICIECSGVHRNFGVHISKVRSLKLDVKVWEPSVITLFEALGNVFVNSIWEELLHARKTFQADEIPMRFFESEKHKQFFGKPSYADHISVKEKFIHAKYAEKRFIHKVRDTTHLLSVAEQLWEGVRANDKKAVYRLIVVYQADVNAVHGEASPVIVQAHLTHKVKMKSIALMNFLMVVPYFT; encoded by the exons ATGCAAGAAGGGAAGATGTTATTCGCCAGACTTGACGATTCGCCCATGTTTCGTCAACAG ATCCAATCAATGGAGGAAAGTGCTGAGACTTTGAGGGATAAATGTCTAAAGTTTTATAAAGGATCTCGAAAGTACAC AGAAGGGCTTGGAGAGTCATATGATAGAGACATTGCTTTTGCCAGTTCACTTGAAACCTTTGGAGGAGGGCATAATGATCCCATTTCTGTTGCATTTGGAG GCCCTGATATGGCTAAATTTGCTATCGCTCTGAGAGAAATTGGAACGTACAAAGAAGTTCTTCGATCACAG GTTGAGCATGTATTAAATGATCGATTACTGCATTTGGCCACCATTGATATTCAAGATGTAAAG GAAGCTCGGAAGCGTTTTGACAAAGCTAACGTTGCTTATGACCAG GTTCGAGAGAAGTTTTTATCGTTGAGGAAAAGTACTAGGATGGATATAGCTGCAGCCATTGAGGAG GAACTTTACAATGCAAGGCTGACTTTTGAGCAAGCCCGCTTTAATCTG GTCGGTGCTCTTTCTGCGGTTGAGGCCAAAAAGAAGAATGAATTGTTGGAAGCTGTTGGCAGTATGATGGACACTCATCTTCGGTATTTCAAGCAg GGTTATGAACTTTTGCATCAAATGGAGCCTTATATCAACCAG GTCTTGGCTTATTCACAGAAAGCTCGAGAAAGTTCCATGTATGAGCAGGCAGCTCTCAATGAGAGGATGCAAGAGTACAGAAGGAAAATAGATCAAGAGAGGAGACGTTCGTTCAATGGGTCTCCAAATGGTGATGTCATACAACCTTTTTCCAGGAGTTCTCACAAACTTATAGAAGCAGTCATGCAGTCTGCAGCTGAAGGAAAG GTACAAACTATAAAACAAGGATACCTGTCAAAACGTTCTTCTAATTTAAGAGGTGACTGGAAGAGAAGATTCTTTGTTCTAGATAGCAGAGGAATGCTGTACTACTATCGAAAACAATTGAGCAGACCGTCT TTTCAGGGTTCTGGCAGTCCACTCCTTTCACACAGATGTTCTTCCCCAGAACCGGGATCAGGACTGCTGAGTCGTTGGCTTTCTTCTCATTATCATGGAGGTGTACATGAGGAAAAAACTGTTGCACGTCACACGGTGAACCTACTGACATCAACAATAAAAGCGGATGCAGATCAGTCTGATCTGAGATTTTGCTTCAGAATAATTTCACCAACAAAGAATTATACTTTGCAG GCAGAGAGTGCAGCGGAGCAAATGGACTGGATAGAAAAAATAACAGGAGTTATTAGTTCGTTGCTAAGTTCCCATACACTTGAAAGG CATTTCTCTGCTAGTCCCACTAGCGAAAGTAGTTCTATAGGAAGTCCCATTGATCATGATCAAAGAGCAACGGAAGAGTACACATCTGGGAGGGATCTTACTGGTAGATCTTTCATACGCCCATCCAAAAGTTCAGTGCATATTCTCAGCACGAAAATAGAGAAACCAGTTGAAGCACTAAAAAGGATACTTGGGAATGATAAATGTGCTGATTGCGGTGCTCCTGGACCAGAATGGGCTTCTTTAAATCTTGGAATTCTTATATGCATTGAATGTTCTGGTGTTCACCGGAACTTTGGTGTACATATATCCAAG GTAAGATCTTTGAAACTTGATGTTAAAGTGTGGGAGCCTTCAGTCATAACGCTGTTTGAGGCACTGGGTAATGTGTTCGTGAATTCTATTTGGGAGGAGCTGTTGCATGCAAGAAAAACGTTTCAGGCTGATGAAATACCAATGCG GTTTTTTGAGTCTGAAAAACACAAACAGTTCTTTGGCAAACCCAGTTATGCGGATCATATTTCAGTAAAGGAGAAATTCATTCATGCAAAG TATGCAGAAAAACGTTTCATTCACAAGGTGAGGGACACTACACACCTTCTTTCAGTTGCAGAACAGTTGTGGGAAGGTGTCCGTGCAAATGACAAGAAAGCTGTATATCGTCTCATTGTTGTCTACCAAGCCGATGTTAATGCAGTCCATGGGGAAGCATCACCTG TGATTGTTCAAGCTCATTTAACCCACAAAGTGAAAATGAAGAGCATTGCATTGATGAATTTCTTGATGGTTGTTCCCTACTTCACCTAG
- the LOC104118714 gene encoding ADP-ribosylation factor GTPase-activating protein AGD3-like isoform X1 yields MQEGKMLFARLDDSPMFRQQIQSMEESAETLRDKCLKFYKGSRKYTEGLGESYDRDIAFASSLETFGGGHNDPISVAFGGPDMAKFAIALREIGTYKEVLRSQVEHVLNDRLLHLATIDIQDVKEARKRFDKANVAYDQVREKFLSLRKSTRMDIAAAIEEELYNARLTFEQARFNLVGALSAVEAKKKNELLEAVGSMMDTHLRYFKQGYELLHQMEPYINQVLAYSQKARESSMYEQAALNERMQEYRRKIDQERRRSFNGSPNGDVIQPFSRSSHKLIEAVMQSAAEGKVQTIKQGYLSKRSSNLRGDWKRRFFVLDSRGMLYYYRKQLSRPSFQGSGSPLLSHRCSSPEPGSGLLSRWLSSHYHGGVHEEKTVARHTVNLLTSTIKADADQSDLRFCFRIISPTKNYTLQAESAAEQMDWIEKITGVISSLLSSHTLERHFSASPTSESSSIGSPIDHDQRATEEYTSGRDLTGRSFIRPSKSSVHILSTKIEKPVEALKRILGNDKCADCGAPGPEWASLNLGILICIECSGVHRNFGVHISKVRSLKLDVKVWEPSVITLFEALGNVFVNSIWEELLHARKTFQADEIPMRFFESEKHKQFFGKPSYADHISVKEKFIHAKYAEKRFIHKVRDTTHLLSVAEQLWEGVRANDKKAVYRLIVVYQADVNAVHGEASPGSDCSSSFNPQSENEEHCIDEFLDGCSLLHLACQTADISMVELLLQHGANINACDSRGQTPLHHSVMRGRTAIAKLLLARGANPHVADLEGKTPSHLVSELAINDVEILAHLKVAYR; encoded by the exons ATGCAAGAAGGGAAGATGTTATTCGCCAGACTTGACGATTCGCCCATGTTTCGTCAACAG ATCCAATCAATGGAGGAAAGTGCTGAGACTTTGAGGGATAAATGTCTAAAGTTTTATAAAGGATCTCGAAAGTACAC AGAAGGGCTTGGAGAGTCATATGATAGAGACATTGCTTTTGCCAGTTCACTTGAAACCTTTGGAGGAGGGCATAATGATCCCATTTCTGTTGCATTTGGAG GCCCTGATATGGCTAAATTTGCTATCGCTCTGAGAGAAATTGGAACGTACAAAGAAGTTCTTCGATCACAG GTTGAGCATGTATTAAATGATCGATTACTGCATTTGGCCACCATTGATATTCAAGATGTAAAG GAAGCTCGGAAGCGTTTTGACAAAGCTAACGTTGCTTATGACCAG GTTCGAGAGAAGTTTTTATCGTTGAGGAAAAGTACTAGGATGGATATAGCTGCAGCCATTGAGGAG GAACTTTACAATGCAAGGCTGACTTTTGAGCAAGCCCGCTTTAATCTG GTCGGTGCTCTTTCTGCGGTTGAGGCCAAAAAGAAGAATGAATTGTTGGAAGCTGTTGGCAGTATGATGGACACTCATCTTCGGTATTTCAAGCAg GGTTATGAACTTTTGCATCAAATGGAGCCTTATATCAACCAG GTCTTGGCTTATTCACAGAAAGCTCGAGAAAGTTCCATGTATGAGCAGGCAGCTCTCAATGAGAGGATGCAAGAGTACAGAAGGAAAATAGATCAAGAGAGGAGACGTTCGTTCAATGGGTCTCCAAATGGTGATGTCATACAACCTTTTTCCAGGAGTTCTCACAAACTTATAGAAGCAGTCATGCAGTCTGCAGCTGAAGGAAAG GTACAAACTATAAAACAAGGATACCTGTCAAAACGTTCTTCTAATTTAAGAGGTGACTGGAAGAGAAGATTCTTTGTTCTAGATAGCAGAGGAATGCTGTACTACTATCGAAAACAATTGAGCAGACCGTCT TTTCAGGGTTCTGGCAGTCCACTCCTTTCACACAGATGTTCTTCCCCAGAACCGGGATCAGGACTGCTGAGTCGTTGGCTTTCTTCTCATTATCATGGAGGTGTACATGAGGAAAAAACTGTTGCACGTCACACGGTGAACCTACTGACATCAACAATAAAAGCGGATGCAGATCAGTCTGATCTGAGATTTTGCTTCAGAATAATTTCACCAACAAAGAATTATACTTTGCAG GCAGAGAGTGCAGCGGAGCAAATGGACTGGATAGAAAAAATAACAGGAGTTATTAGTTCGTTGCTAAGTTCCCATACACTTGAAAGG CATTTCTCTGCTAGTCCCACTAGCGAAAGTAGTTCTATAGGAAGTCCCATTGATCATGATCAAAGAGCAACGGAAGAGTACACATCTGGGAGGGATCTTACTGGTAGATCTTTCATACGCCCATCCAAAAGTTCAGTGCATATTCTCAGCACGAAAATAGAGAAACCAGTTGAAGCACTAAAAAGGATACTTGGGAATGATAAATGTGCTGATTGCGGTGCTCCTGGACCAGAATGGGCTTCTTTAAATCTTGGAATTCTTATATGCATTGAATGTTCTGGTGTTCACCGGAACTTTGGTGTACATATATCCAAG GTAAGATCTTTGAAACTTGATGTTAAAGTGTGGGAGCCTTCAGTCATAACGCTGTTTGAGGCACTGGGTAATGTGTTCGTGAATTCTATTTGGGAGGAGCTGTTGCATGCAAGAAAAACGTTTCAGGCTGATGAAATACCAATGCG GTTTTTTGAGTCTGAAAAACACAAACAGTTCTTTGGCAAACCCAGTTATGCGGATCATATTTCAGTAAAGGAGAAATTCATTCATGCAAAG TATGCAGAAAAACGTTTCATTCACAAGGTGAGGGACACTACACACCTTCTTTCAGTTGCAGAACAGTTGTGGGAAGGTGTCCGTGCAAATGACAAGAAAGCTGTATATCGTCTCATTGTTGTCTACCAAGCCGATGTTAATGCAGTCCATGGGGAAGCATCACCTG GCAGTGATTGTTCAAGCTCATTTAACCCACAAAGTGAAAATGAAGAGCATTGCATTGATGAATTTCTTGATGGTTGTTCCCTACTTCACCTAGCTTGCCAAACTGCTGATATTAGCATGGTGGAGCTGCTTCTGCAGCATGGTGCCAACATAAATGCTTGTGATTCACGAGGTCAGACCCCACTGCATCATAGTGTTATGAGAGGAAGAACTGCAATTGCCAAACTGTTACTTGCGAG GGGGGCCAACCCACACGTTGCTGATCTTGAAGGCAAGACCCCGTCTCACCTTGTCTCAGAATTAGCCATCAACGACGTTGAGATTCTTGCCCACCTGAAAGTTGCATATAGATAG
- the LOC104118714 gene encoding ADP-ribosylation factor GTPase-activating protein AGD3-like isoform X3 translates to MQEGKMLFARLDDSPMFRQQIQSMEESAETLRDKCLKFYKGSRKYTEGLGESYDRDIAFASSLETFGGGHNDPISVAFGGPDMAKFAIALREIGTYKEVLRSQVEHVLNDRLLHLATIDIQDVKEARKRFDKANVAYDQVREKFLSLRKSTRMDIAAAIEEELYNARLTFEQARFNLVGALSAVEAKKKNELLEAVGSMMDTHLRYFKQGYELLHQMEPYINQVLAYSQKARESSMYEQAALNERMQEYRRKIDQERRRSFNGSPNGDVIQPFSRSSHKLIEAVMQSAAEGKVQTIKQGYLSKRSSNLRGDWKRRFFVLDSRGMLYYYRKQLSRPSFQGSGSPLLSHRCSSPEPGSGLLSRWLSSHYHGGVHEEKTVARHTVNLLTSTIKADADQSDLRFCFRIISPTKNYTLQAESAAEQMDWIEKITGVISSLLSSHTLERHFSASPTSESSSIGSPIDHDQRATEEYTSGRDLTGRSFIRPSKSSVHILSTKIEKPVEALKRILGNDKCADCGAPGPEWASLNLGILICIECSGVHRNFGVHISKVRSLKLDVKVWEPSVITLFEALGNVFVNSIWEELLHARKTFQADEIPMRFFESEKHKQFFGKPSYADHISVKEKFIHAKLKAHRIAHEGLLLYGSHTRSVV, encoded by the exons ATGCAAGAAGGGAAGATGTTATTCGCCAGACTTGACGATTCGCCCATGTTTCGTCAACAG ATCCAATCAATGGAGGAAAGTGCTGAGACTTTGAGGGATAAATGTCTAAAGTTTTATAAAGGATCTCGAAAGTACAC AGAAGGGCTTGGAGAGTCATATGATAGAGACATTGCTTTTGCCAGTTCACTTGAAACCTTTGGAGGAGGGCATAATGATCCCATTTCTGTTGCATTTGGAG GCCCTGATATGGCTAAATTTGCTATCGCTCTGAGAGAAATTGGAACGTACAAAGAAGTTCTTCGATCACAG GTTGAGCATGTATTAAATGATCGATTACTGCATTTGGCCACCATTGATATTCAAGATGTAAAG GAAGCTCGGAAGCGTTTTGACAAAGCTAACGTTGCTTATGACCAG GTTCGAGAGAAGTTTTTATCGTTGAGGAAAAGTACTAGGATGGATATAGCTGCAGCCATTGAGGAG GAACTTTACAATGCAAGGCTGACTTTTGAGCAAGCCCGCTTTAATCTG GTCGGTGCTCTTTCTGCGGTTGAGGCCAAAAAGAAGAATGAATTGTTGGAAGCTGTTGGCAGTATGATGGACACTCATCTTCGGTATTTCAAGCAg GGTTATGAACTTTTGCATCAAATGGAGCCTTATATCAACCAG GTCTTGGCTTATTCACAGAAAGCTCGAGAAAGTTCCATGTATGAGCAGGCAGCTCTCAATGAGAGGATGCAAGAGTACAGAAGGAAAATAGATCAAGAGAGGAGACGTTCGTTCAATGGGTCTCCAAATGGTGATGTCATACAACCTTTTTCCAGGAGTTCTCACAAACTTATAGAAGCAGTCATGCAGTCTGCAGCTGAAGGAAAG GTACAAACTATAAAACAAGGATACCTGTCAAAACGTTCTTCTAATTTAAGAGGTGACTGGAAGAGAAGATTCTTTGTTCTAGATAGCAGAGGAATGCTGTACTACTATCGAAAACAATTGAGCAGACCGTCT TTTCAGGGTTCTGGCAGTCCACTCCTTTCACACAGATGTTCTTCCCCAGAACCGGGATCAGGACTGCTGAGTCGTTGGCTTTCTTCTCATTATCATGGAGGTGTACATGAGGAAAAAACTGTTGCACGTCACACGGTGAACCTACTGACATCAACAATAAAAGCGGATGCAGATCAGTCTGATCTGAGATTTTGCTTCAGAATAATTTCACCAACAAAGAATTATACTTTGCAG GCAGAGAGTGCAGCGGAGCAAATGGACTGGATAGAAAAAATAACAGGAGTTATTAGTTCGTTGCTAAGTTCCCATACACTTGAAAGG CATTTCTCTGCTAGTCCCACTAGCGAAAGTAGTTCTATAGGAAGTCCCATTGATCATGATCAAAGAGCAACGGAAGAGTACACATCTGGGAGGGATCTTACTGGTAGATCTTTCATACGCCCATCCAAAAGTTCAGTGCATATTCTCAGCACGAAAATAGAGAAACCAGTTGAAGCACTAAAAAGGATACTTGGGAATGATAAATGTGCTGATTGCGGTGCTCCTGGACCAGAATGGGCTTCTTTAAATCTTGGAATTCTTATATGCATTGAATGTTCTGGTGTTCACCGGAACTTTGGTGTACATATATCCAAG GTAAGATCTTTGAAACTTGATGTTAAAGTGTGGGAGCCTTCAGTCATAACGCTGTTTGAGGCACTGGGTAATGTGTTCGTGAATTCTATTTGGGAGGAGCTGTTGCATGCAAGAAAAACGTTTCAGGCTGATGAAATACCAATGCG GTTTTTTGAGTCTGAAAAACACAAACAGTTCTTTGGCAAACCCAGTTATGCGGATCATATTTCAGTAAAGGAGAAATTCATTCATGCAAAG CTCAAAGCTCATAGAATAGCTCATGAAGGCCTTCTGCTATATGGCAGCCACACCAGATCAGTGGTCTAG
- the LOC104118714 gene encoding ADP-ribosylation factor GTPase-activating protein AGD3-like isoform X4 translates to MQEGKMLFARLDDSPMFRQQIQSMEESAETLRDKCLKFYKGSRKYTEGLGESYDRDIAFASSLETFGGGHNDPISVAFGGPDMAKFAIALREIGTYKEVLRSQVEHVLNDRLLHLATIDIQDVKEARKRFDKANVAYDQVREKFLSLRKSTRMDIAAAIEEELYNARLTFEQARFNLVGALSAVEAKKKNELLEAVGSMMDTHLRYFKQGYELLHQMEPYINQVLAYSQKARESSMYEQAALNERMQEYRRKIDQERRRSFNGSPNGDVIQPFSRSSHKLIEAVMQSAAEGKVQTIKQGYLSKRSSNLRGDWKRRFFVLDSRGMLYYYRKQLSRPSFQGSGSPLLSHRCSSPEPGSGLLSRWLSSHYHGGVHEEKTVARHTVNLLTSTIKADADQSDLRFCFRIISPTKNYTLQAESAAEQMDWIEKITGVISSLLSSHTLERHFSASPTSESSSIGSPIDHDQRATEEYTSGRDLTGRSFIRPSKSSVHILSTKIEKPVEALKRILGNDKCADCGAPGPEWASLNLGILICIECSGVHRNFGVHISKVRSLKLDVKVWEPSVITLFEALGNVFVNSIWEELLHARKTFQADEIPMRFFESEKHKQFFGKPSYADHISVKEKFIHAKVGGHCKLCLRVTV, encoded by the exons ATGCAAGAAGGGAAGATGTTATTCGCCAGACTTGACGATTCGCCCATGTTTCGTCAACAG ATCCAATCAATGGAGGAAAGTGCTGAGACTTTGAGGGATAAATGTCTAAAGTTTTATAAAGGATCTCGAAAGTACAC AGAAGGGCTTGGAGAGTCATATGATAGAGACATTGCTTTTGCCAGTTCACTTGAAACCTTTGGAGGAGGGCATAATGATCCCATTTCTGTTGCATTTGGAG GCCCTGATATGGCTAAATTTGCTATCGCTCTGAGAGAAATTGGAACGTACAAAGAAGTTCTTCGATCACAG GTTGAGCATGTATTAAATGATCGATTACTGCATTTGGCCACCATTGATATTCAAGATGTAAAG GAAGCTCGGAAGCGTTTTGACAAAGCTAACGTTGCTTATGACCAG GTTCGAGAGAAGTTTTTATCGTTGAGGAAAAGTACTAGGATGGATATAGCTGCAGCCATTGAGGAG GAACTTTACAATGCAAGGCTGACTTTTGAGCAAGCCCGCTTTAATCTG GTCGGTGCTCTTTCTGCGGTTGAGGCCAAAAAGAAGAATGAATTGTTGGAAGCTGTTGGCAGTATGATGGACACTCATCTTCGGTATTTCAAGCAg GGTTATGAACTTTTGCATCAAATGGAGCCTTATATCAACCAG GTCTTGGCTTATTCACAGAAAGCTCGAGAAAGTTCCATGTATGAGCAGGCAGCTCTCAATGAGAGGATGCAAGAGTACAGAAGGAAAATAGATCAAGAGAGGAGACGTTCGTTCAATGGGTCTCCAAATGGTGATGTCATACAACCTTTTTCCAGGAGTTCTCACAAACTTATAGAAGCAGTCATGCAGTCTGCAGCTGAAGGAAAG GTACAAACTATAAAACAAGGATACCTGTCAAAACGTTCTTCTAATTTAAGAGGTGACTGGAAGAGAAGATTCTTTGTTCTAGATAGCAGAGGAATGCTGTACTACTATCGAAAACAATTGAGCAGACCGTCT TTTCAGGGTTCTGGCAGTCCACTCCTTTCACACAGATGTTCTTCCCCAGAACCGGGATCAGGACTGCTGAGTCGTTGGCTTTCTTCTCATTATCATGGAGGTGTACATGAGGAAAAAACTGTTGCACGTCACACGGTGAACCTACTGACATCAACAATAAAAGCGGATGCAGATCAGTCTGATCTGAGATTTTGCTTCAGAATAATTTCACCAACAAAGAATTATACTTTGCAG GCAGAGAGTGCAGCGGAGCAAATGGACTGGATAGAAAAAATAACAGGAGTTATTAGTTCGTTGCTAAGTTCCCATACACTTGAAAGG CATTTCTCTGCTAGTCCCACTAGCGAAAGTAGTTCTATAGGAAGTCCCATTGATCATGATCAAAGAGCAACGGAAGAGTACACATCTGGGAGGGATCTTACTGGTAGATCTTTCATACGCCCATCCAAAAGTTCAGTGCATATTCTCAGCACGAAAATAGAGAAACCAGTTGAAGCACTAAAAAGGATACTTGGGAATGATAAATGTGCTGATTGCGGTGCTCCTGGACCAGAATGGGCTTCTTTAAATCTTGGAATTCTTATATGCATTGAATGTTCTGGTGTTCACCGGAACTTTGGTGTACATATATCCAAG GTAAGATCTTTGAAACTTGATGTTAAAGTGTGGGAGCCTTCAGTCATAACGCTGTTTGAGGCACTGGGTAATGTGTTCGTGAATTCTATTTGGGAGGAGCTGTTGCATGCAAGAAAAACGTTTCAGGCTGATGAAATACCAATGCG GTTTTTTGAGTCTGAAAAACACAAACAGTTCTTTGGCAAACCCAGTTATGCGGATCATATTTCAGTAAAGGAGAAATTCATTCATGCAAAG GTTGGTGGACATTGCAAGTTATGCCTAAGAGTGACCGTATAG